In the Salvia miltiorrhiza cultivar Shanhuang (shh) chromosome 8, IMPLAD_Smil_shh, whole genome shotgun sequence genome, ACCATGGTCCCATAACAGCCTCCACCCCATTGGTCGGCCAGGATGCCCTCGAGCTCGCTGGGGCGGCAAGGCACCGTGAGCGCGCCGTCGTGATCGAAGCCGTACTCGTCCGCCGCCTGCTCCAAGAGGCGCAGGAACGACGGATGAGTCAAGAAACTCAAGGGTAGAACGAACCTCTTGAGCTCGTCGTCTTCCACCGCCATAACCGCGAAGTGCCCCTCCTTCACGTCCTCCGCCACGCCCGACGCCGCCCATTTCTTTCCCGGGATCAAACTTTTCTGTAGCCTCTTCACCACTATTTTCAGCTTCACAAACCCACCATTTTTCTTATTCACCATTGCTCTTGCTTTTCCAATGTTTCTTATAAGTTTTTACAGAAATTCAACGCGTCTGTTTTGAGCTACATATACCATGAATGAtatatcatcatcatatatatagagatgtttaattaattaattaattaattatgtgagtGGTGGTAATAATTAACGCTTAAGCGATCAATTATAATAAAACTTATGAATTCGGTGAAAAACAAAACCCGTGACACCTTAATTTGTCCGTTATTTAAGTACACGTActtgatatttatatatatttatatatcatTAAAATAAAACCCGTTGAGTTGTCGGTATGCTTCATTACTCATACGTAAAGATTTTTTGGTCACTAACTCGTGTCTAAGTTGTCACAAATTATGGTTATTGGTTTCTTGAATTTGATTATGAATAATGACATCATTAATCATCAAAATTGAAGTTTGGAGCGATTTAGTTGGAGTAGCTCAGTTGGTGACTGAGAGATCATAGCTACTCAAATTTCACAAAAACACATTCTAGGTCAAGAATGTTAACGTGAAAAAATGTTTAGTTTGCCATTAATCGTTAATCATTAATCAATGGCAATAATAATCATGTGTAAATCCTTGATTTTAATTAGTTTCGTACAAAAGAAGAATTGGTTTATGACATGAACGCAAAGTCAtctatttaatttcaaaaagGATGCTTTACCTTCACATGCAggatttttaatatatatatatatacatgtgattctaatattaatattaaaaaacgAGAGAAAAATTAATATATGAGAAAAGAATATAGTATTACATTAATCGTAGTTGTGGAAGGATGGGAGACCATAGCACATGATTAAAGTTTGATAAATCCATGAAAGGTCACTATTGAACAGTCAATTCGGGCAGGCCTTATATCCAACACAAATACTATTGAAGTTGGCATCAAATAAAAGTGTCGAGTTTTAGTTGGAAGAACTTTCATCAATTTCTTTTGTGGTCAAGAATTCAAGAACCCCATGTTACATATTCTCAACTTAAATTAACTCATGTTTTTGGCTGCCTAATTATATGATATGATTAGATCATACTCCTATCCTATATATGAACCCACGTAATTACTGGCTTCTTCTTTCTTAATTAACTAACTAATTAGTTAGTTAGTTAGGTAACATAAAATGGTAACTAAACGTTTTCTATAAACTTACAAATTTTTTGAGGTCGAGTTGGGGAGGTTCCGAAGTGCTAATTTGAGATTACAGTTTTATACAAAAGTGTTTTTTGGGGTGGAATAGTAAAAAATTTGAGCCTGCCTGACTCAACTTCTTTGACAGCTCTAGCTGTCATTAGAATTctaaaattgattaatttgtaTATTAACGACATCATGAAATTGACATATACTTCATTCCTCCCGTTAATAgcgaatcattttttttttcgtttattCCATTAATAATAACttatttcaacaaaaaaaaaaaacaacttaatttctcttaaaaaaaatagttccaccaatttttatcacttttaaactttaatcactcttcttcttaataatcGTGCCCTACAGTAACAACTAACCAGCAGTGCTTAATGGGATAAATGGGGTAGGTTATATAACGCATTTATGTATAGTGATAGTGATATGTATCTTTAATTAGTTTCTATACATATTAACAGAAATTAGAAAGTACAGATTGATTATTTCTTATTCTATAACGAATAACATTATGATATCGACATGCAATGTGACTATAGAGTGTATTTATTACAACTAAAAAATGTGTATTGTTTATAAATTTGGTATACCCCTATAATATTCTACATTATTTTAATATCTAAAGATATTTTAGTAAAttaattcacacacacacacacacacacatatatatatatatatatatatatatataagctccatctattttgatataaattataatttcgactgatatatatacatatataggggcgcgctccagtgagaccccctatttttcgtgagacactaagtacaatgaataagacgtatatactgatgaacaagggccacaagccagtatatactgatgaataacgaaatttaaaaaattggtaatgaataagacatataaactgatgaacaagacagtatataccgatgaacaatgcagtatatactgataaatACGAAATTTATAACATTTTGTTCCCTCCAGGATTCAAAccctaagaaaaaaaattctccctctagatacaatattagtcataggattgatgaaataaatgcACGAGATCGTGCCTCGAGTCTCacaaaaaatagggggtctcattggagcgctcccatatatatatatatatatatatatatatatatatatagggttaggttaaaataaaaaccaccCTTAAGATAAGAATGTAGAACTAATCTACACCCTTAATCAATTACTATTAATGGCTACGATGAATTGTGTAAATACGTgattaaatattaaacaaatcATTAATTAAATGTAAAGGGTAAAAAATGATCAAATTAATGATAGTGGCGTGAATCTAGGCGCATTTAAAAGAGAATGTGTCTTCAACATTAAATTACATCCACTCCATTACCGACTGTTTCACTTCCCTTCTTCAAAACATACATGGCTTTCTTCACCaggaaaaaatgaaatgaaCAAAGTCTActtcgaaaaataaaaaattggaaaaGATTTATCTGATTTGATGTTCGATTTCCTCGTGTGTGCAAGTGAATATAGTTCTTTGTGTTGGTATATtcttgataatttattttttttggatttacAACAATACACGACTTTTTCAAAGTGCAtatattaaaagataaaatgcAATTCAAAGTTCGCCGGGGGGAGGGGAATTAAAAGATTAgtgcaaattaaaatatataagagTGCATGtattaaaagataaaatgcagttcaattttttcaaagatAGGAGTGCATATACTTGGGAAAAAAGTAGTTTCATGCGGATTAAAATCTATAGAAGTTCATGtacgaaaaatataaaatgtggttccatttttttaatgataagaGTGCATGTacacggaaaaaaaaaattaagtgcaAATTAAAATGTATAGTGCATATACAAAAAGATAAAATGCAATTCAATTGTCTTTCAAATATAAACGTGCATGAACGAAAAATAGTTTGGTGCAAGCTAAAATTTATAAAAGTGCATTTACGAATAAATAAAATGtggtttaaattttttttttttgtataatataGAATGGGTGCTACTTACATcaaaaactaaaaaagaaaataaaagaaagaaataaaaaattgcaaattaggataataaaattaactatagtgcaaattaaaatttataaaagtgCATTTATAAAAGGATAAAATGcgattcatttatatatataaaaaaaggtgcTATTatgacataataataattacgtCAAAAACCaccaaagaaaatgaaaatagaaggtgaagaaattaaaaaattgcaaGTTATGATGATGCAATCAAtgaagaataataaaaaataagctTGTAATAATTGCATAATACATGGGTGAAATCTACGGCCAATTACGATTAGATCATAgtaagattaattaattatatttgatCCCCTTAATATTAGGAGCCAACCGTTTAAAGTAAAATACAATTACAAATTTAACCTTTTTTAAATTGCTGCGAAAATATTAGTcttatagttaattatttaatcttatccGTTAATCTCAATAAATCAAGGGTCAAGATTGGTTCTAAGTTTGTATGTTAACAAAGGTTTTTAtttgaactcttccctatataggtatatatacatatatatatatatatatatatatatatatatatataggggaaggctaaaataagaacgcttattaaaatataaattaagaaccattttcggctcttagatcatcaagatctacggttgattcatcaccttgttggatatattcatggtcatgagttcgaatcccaaaggtagcaaaaaattattttttcgatattcatacctttatacagtttattcatgcgagttatacataaaattcatgcatttttgctggttcgtaattcttaaaataacggtggtttattgaataaccgcaccctatatatatatatatatatatatatatatatatatatatatatatatatatatggcatttatcaaattttgatatatacatatactccGTACGTAATCATTTATAAGTGATCGAGCTCCTCGCACAATCTTAATAAGATTCACTTCTTTAATATGATTGCTACTTAGTACTTATTAGTATTACATTATATAAGCACAATATGTAGAATGCACAAAATAATCTAAGCTAGAATgttttaaagaaaataaaaattacgaGAAAAGTACATGTTTACTTCTGtcactatatactatatatcaaTGGTGACTACTAATCATGCATGTTCTATCAATTCAGTTTTGCAATCACACCTGCGTGGCTTTGTTATTCTTATTCAGTTCTATTACGATTTTACGAACTATGTATAATGTTTTTCAGTGGTATTGATCAATGTTATgtgaaaaattataatattaattaatatgcaTGATGCACataaataatatgaaaataaGAGATACTATATAATACAACTGAATTGCATACCttaatctatactaatataaaaggtgcattatttataaaatataaattactttttatatctgtattatatatttgatttttttaaggGTAGTTTTATAGAATAATTCAATGGATCATGTACAACACACACTCTCAatcaataaagtaaaaaatACATAGAACTCGTGTCAAATTGTCTGCCAATTAAGTTCatatataatgatatttttgtaatttcacAGGAGTAATAGTTCAGGATATGGGTTCCGAATAAGTATCAACTCTTCCAACAATCTagtacaaaaatataaataatcaatcaaCGTACTGTTGTGTACAAATGATAAATAGAAGTAACATATATTTGATAGCAAccatatttatataattatattgcATATCTTATTCCGGTGGTCTTAATACATAACATGTGAACATTTAAGGTGCCAATAACTACACGTAGCGTGTATCTAATCTAGAAACATGAAATGTAATATGATTGTGCGCGTGTGTTGGTTAAGCGACAAGAAATTAATGtttaaggccaaaggtcttgagttcgagtccttcaaaataaaataaaaataactataaatctcgtatgctaaaaaaaaaagaatctcgTAAGATTTCAACTAATTAATAATAGGCTACCGTGGTATAAATTCCGGTGGATGTTCTATCAGCTGATTTCGACGTGGTTATTTCAAGAAAAGCTTTCATATAATTAGAATtttgagacatttttttttacaatttttttaatgaaaaatacaTATCTtaactaatttttaaaaacaaattaagCAACCTATTTAAATAAGACGGACGCATCATGCATCTGGATGCACAGAAGTGTGCAAGTTGCAACGTTAGTAGATCGAATATAATGAATTAACATTtcgtcaaaaaaaaaacaaaaacaaaagttCTAATTCGGCCAATTTAATCACGATTAGGGCTTAAATCCTAACTAGtatgcccgctcgtgcgatgcacgatcaatgttgaaattgaacgatatttttaataaataaatacatatattacatataatttaaatataaataaatgcaaacataaatctcaaaaaaaaaaaatcgaagttATGAACAACATAATCtcaataaacacatgaatctgaaaacatttgaattttcaatttttgaactaccaattaattatttataattgataaaaatgaacaaatataagtttaatctttttagttgcctcaaatttttataatagaaaaaaatataaataaaaaatatcaaaaataatttctaacaaaaaaataaaataaataaaaatagaaaaatgaatgaaatagaaaaaaaaatgaagaaccaTAGCATTTAAAGAAATAAGATAGGAGAGAGAGGAGGatggatgagagagaagagagaaaaaaataattttgtgactttaaatgatacttataacttatttattttaaatttattttatataatttttacatcaaattaaagatcttgtcatcatcttgaatattttttttatgaatcaaagtttatgatttttaaaagagaatcaaaataaaaaaagaaaagtgaggagagagaaattttggtgggaaaaagtaGCCGTTATACtgctattttatatattatatagattcaCTCATTCAAGCAGACTATCAAATGtaaaatacactaaaaatatttatcgaagatttaaaaaaaaaaaatagagaatcTGGAAGATACACAactgaagaagaaaaatgaagtGTAAATTCTTAGGTGGACATTTTATCAATGGATGGCTAGTATTTGATATCTTGTAGTCagtaaaaatagaaaatagtgGAAAATGAAGATCCAaagttttctatttttaaatttgattatAAATAGAAAGTCTgaatttatctatttatatGGGTCCAATTCCAAAGTAGCCAAACTAATCACAATAAGTTTTCTGTCTGCGACAAATTTTGCCAAATCCGTCAAATAATAGTGAATCAATGGTCCCCTAACAATGCCTCTGCACATGATATCGTTTAATTTGCTTTATTCATCTGTGTGCGTGTGAGAGAGACTTATTATTCGTGTTACAATCAAAATTCATCATCCATcaactataaaaattataagtGTGACTTTTGAGAAAGGTAAAAATTATAATGACACATGCTTATTATTCAAATCACACAATATCACCAAATTTGAAAATCTACAAATTAAACAAtgcaaattcataattaaaaacaaataatatTATGTCGATGATACCGCATCGAGATTCGTTGGGTGGGCTCGAGCCGCGCTCCAGAGAGACCCCGCCCCAACGGCGCACCGCAAGCTCAAGAGGTGGCGCGCAACTTCATGTCGGGCTCAAGAGAAAATGAATTGAATTGTAGTGTAAAAATTGGGCATTAAGAAAATAGGGTTATGAGTTATATTTAAATTACGTAGGAATTATTTATTGGGCACTCTGTATTGGAATAATGCGACCGTTGGCCTCTCTGAGGATTATTCTCCTGAAGTTCATTTTTCTGGGTTTATCGTCTTTCACTTTTAGttgttgtaattttaattttattttttaattattgtactCTCTCCATTCCATCAAGTACGATTTCATATTTTTAGGCAGAATTATTACGAAAGAGAgtgattaaaagataaaaatgataGGAGTCTACAATTTTTTGTAGGATGAATGATTCTTTTTACCCATtctcaaagacaaaataaaaactaccactatatataaaagaaaattataaaatttatccattttgaatttgaaaggaCAAAGCTAGCTACCCTtacttaattcataaaaaatgcTGAAATCGCGAACTTTGCTTGACTAATGCATGTCGAGCATCAGTGGTAAATatactaatgctcgacatgcattagtcgagcatgtcgagcattgtGTACGTGTAATAAATGTattaatgctcgacatgctcgacatgctcgacttcTGCGAGTCGAGCAATAGTGATAAATACTccaatgctcgacatgctcaacCATTGTGAGTCGAGCAATAGTGATAAATACTccaatgctcgacatgctcaacCATTGTGAGTCGAGCAATCGAGCATTTGTAGTCGAGCACTCTTAGAAAATATACTAATGCTCGACATTTATCGTTTACAAGTCGAGCATCAGTGCAAaatgcactaatgctcgacataagGGCAAAAATGTCCTAAATAggtatatttatatgttttataaaaggtgggtatttttatgttttatcttTCAGAATGGGTATATATCATTTTGCCCCTTTTTTGTaagagaaaataattttattttttagaataaatCACGATTAATGGCacagacaaaaaagaaaaatgggccATTATTAATAGGACCAAGaaagtgtttttttttaattaatgtaatggtgaaatttaaatttaatgaaattttttgttttaaaatttaatatttattttaatttaaaatatactctccccgtcccataaaaacatgcataatatGGGACAATACGAATCTTAAGAAATTCTGTAAAATGTAGTGTGAATAAAGAAAAGGTCCCATATTaattgtgatgtttagtgggagaattattattataaatggagTATGTATATTTTTATGGAATGCACGAAAAAAAGaaactatgcatatttttatgggatggatgaagtatttattatagaaaaaatggaaataaaatctGTAGACACTCTATTACTCTCTTCATCCCATGGAATTTGAGCAGTATTCTTTTTCAGATTATTCCGTAAAGTTTGAGCGTCTTtcttatatgaatttttttttatcacacttaacacacaaaatattaattttttaaaattcgtgctgaaaagaaattgctcaagtATTGCGGGACGAAGAAAGTATAAGGAAAGGCTCTTAAATAGGACCACTTTTGGATAAAGGGGCGAAGGGGAGTCTCTGATGGCACGCAGGTGTGGCCTCCCAAGAGCCTCATGATGCACTTTACACATGAGGTGGAAAGAGGAAAAAGTGGATGCATTCAATAATAAAGAGTGTCAACTCGTTGTCACCAATCCAAATGACATGCAAAATTTAGGCATTATGTAAGATTTGTTGGAAGATATTGTTTTCATAAAATCCTAGGTAAAgagataataatataaaatggtcTACTTTGCACAGTAGAATAGGGTACTGTCCCTTATATTTGTCTGTGGATAGCAAACTTGCATTCATGGGATGGATGTAAGATAAACAACGAGACCATGTAATACTCAAATATTGTATTTAATTCATATCATTTGTAATTTTCATATtgtttttcaaatattttcacacgCGACATCAACTCGCACAAGACCATGTAATACTCAAATATTGTATTTAATTcatataatttgtaattttcatatcatttttcaaatattttcacacgTGACATCAACTCGCACAAGTTTTTATGCACATTTGAATATCCATGGGaattctcattttattttagttCCATGTCCATTGTTTGCAACTTGTACGTAGACTTCAATAATAAAATGTCTCGTTATATAAAATTTGGTGGTCCAA is a window encoding:
- the LOC131000622 gene encoding auxin-induced protein 15A-like — its product is MVNKKNGGFVKLKIVVKRLQKSLIPGKKWAASGVAEDVKEGHFAVMAVEDDELKRFVLPLSFLTHPSFLRLLEQAADEYGFDHDGALTVPCRPSELEGILADQWGGGCYGTMVKSF